From the genome of Mycetocola spongiae, one region includes:
- a CDS encoding HpcH/HpaI aldolase family protein → MSFRVAPTFAEALAGSAHPLHGMWICSGSPLIAEICAGAGLDWLLIDSEHSPNGLESLQAQLQAVAASATPAMVRVAAGDTVLIKQTLDLGAQNILVPMVDTAEQARAAVSAMRYPPLGVRGVGSALARASRWNRVEDYLARAHELVSLFVQVETAEAVRNIDAIAAVDGVDGVFLGPSDLAASLGHLGQQNHPEVIAAVEHGIRRTRAAGKPAGVNAFDPEIARRYREAGATFILVGADVALLARSTEALAALHHVPAESGRDIRPSY, encoded by the coding sequence ATGTCGTTTCGAGTAGCGCCCACGTTTGCCGAGGCGCTGGCCGGCTCCGCGCACCCGCTGCACGGCATGTGGATTTGCTCGGGCAGCCCGCTGATCGCCGAGATCTGCGCGGGCGCGGGCCTCGACTGGCTCCTGATCGATTCCGAACACTCCCCCAATGGCCTGGAATCCCTGCAGGCCCAGCTGCAGGCCGTGGCGGCCTCCGCTACCCCCGCTATGGTGCGGGTGGCGGCGGGAGATACCGTGCTGATTAAGCAGACCCTGGACCTGGGCGCGCAGAATATTCTTGTGCCGATGGTGGATACCGCCGAGCAGGCCCGCGCCGCGGTCTCCGCGATGCGCTATCCCCCGCTCGGCGTGCGCGGCGTGGGCTCGGCCCTGGCCCGGGCCAGCCGTTGGAACCGGGTCGAGGACTATCTCGCCCGCGCCCACGAACTGGTCTCGCTCTTTGTGCAGGTGGAGACCGCCGAGGCGGTGCGCAATATCGATGCCATCGCCGCGGTGGACGGCGTGGACGGCGTCTTTTTGGGCCCCTCCGATCTGGCCGCCTCGCTGGGCCACCTCGGGCAGCAAAACCATCCCGAGGTGATCGCCGCGGTGGAACACGGCATCCGCCGCACCCGGGCCGCGGGCAAACCGGCCGGGGTCAACGCCTTTGATCCCGAAATCGCGCGGCGCTATCGGGAGGCCGGTGCCACGTTTATCCTGGTGGGCGCCGATGTGGCGCTGCTCGCCCGCTCCACCGAGGCCCTCGCGGCCCTCCATCACGTCCCCGCCGAATCGGGGAGGGACATCCGCCCCAGCTATTAG
- a CDS encoding thiamine pyrophosphate-binding protein — protein MTSVSALIARTLSTHVSEVFGVMGNGNAHFLNALLEGETAFTAVRHEAAAVAAADGYYRACGRLAAGTVTYGAGFSNTATALAEAAQAGIPVVLVAGDAPGSGPRPWDIDQVALAAALGVSTITVTAENAAECTHEAVARALSERTAVILAIPYDLVEAPAAAGGADPLPRRAPDAPAPDPARIAEYAHALRGAARPLILAGRGAWVSGAGPALTELAASLGALTTTTALARGLFADASGDLGVCGGFGQEAAMALAARADVVLVVGAGMNQFTLGFGSVLGPEARVLRIDDRARPHPRVDDSLIADARLSAEALLRAIRGEQRALPARWGGDAPDLESAEFRARAEGRGVLADGLLDPRSVAARLNRILPADRVSATDGGHFIGWANTYFDVSSPDRQIMVGTAYQSIGLGFPSAVGVARARPEATLVLHTGDGGGLMALADLDSVIRATRRGVIVVWNDAAYGAEVHVYGRMGLNPGPMRIGGVDFAGIARSLGARGDIIHTLEDLDAVHAWLASGQEGVYLLDCRVSPTVTAPFQEEIYRVNSAARHA, from the coding sequence ATGACCTCAGTATCGGCGCTGATCGCGCGCACCCTCTCCACCCATGTCTCCGAGGTATTTGGGGTGATGGGCAACGGAAACGCCCATTTCCTGAACGCCCTGCTGGAGGGCGAAACCGCGTTTACAGCGGTGCGCCACGAGGCCGCGGCGGTGGCCGCCGCGGACGGCTATTATCGCGCCTGCGGACGCCTCGCCGCGGGCACCGTCACCTATGGCGCGGGCTTCAGCAATACCGCCACCGCGCTGGCCGAGGCCGCGCAGGCGGGGATCCCCGTGGTCCTCGTGGCGGGGGATGCCCCCGGCAGCGGGCCGCGGCCCTGGGATATCGATCAAGTGGCGCTGGCCGCGGCGCTCGGCGTGAGCACCATCACGGTGACCGCCGAGAACGCCGCGGAGTGCACCCACGAGGCGGTCGCGCGGGCGCTGAGCGAGCGCACCGCGGTGATCCTCGCGATTCCCTATGACCTGGTGGAGGCTCCCGCCGCCGCGGGCGGCGCGGACCCGCTGCCCCGCCGTGCGCCGGACGCGCCCGCGCCCGATCCGGCCCGGATCGCCGAATATGCGCACGCGCTGCGCGGGGCCGCGCGGCCGCTGATCCTCGCCGGGCGCGGGGCCTGGGTCTCCGGGGCCGGGCCGGCCCTCACGGAGCTCGCGGCATCACTCGGCGCCCTCACCACCACAACGGCGCTCGCGCGCGGGCTCTTTGCCGATGCCTCGGGAGACCTCGGGGTATGTGGCGGTTTTGGCCAGGAGGCCGCGATGGCGCTGGCCGCGCGCGCGGACGTGGTGCTCGTGGTGGGTGCCGGAATGAACCAGTTCACGCTGGGCTTTGGCTCCGTGCTCGGGCCCGAGGCGCGCGTGCTGCGCATCGATGATCGGGCCCGCCCCCATCCCCGCGTGGACGACTCCCTGATCGCCGATGCCCGGCTCTCCGCCGAGGCGCTGCTGCGCGCGATCCGCGGCGAGCAGCGCGCGCTTCCCGCGCGCTGGGGCGGCGACGCCCCCGATCTGGAGAGCGCCGAGTTTCGGGCGCGCGCGGAGGGGCGCGGCGTCCTGGCCGATGGCCTGCTGGACCCGCGCTCGGTGGCCGCGCGGCTGAATCGGATCCTGCCCGCGGACCGCGTCTCGGCCACCGACGGCGGCCATTTCATCGGCTGGGCCAATACCTATTTTGACGTGTCCTCCCCCGATCGCCAGATCATGGTGGGCACCGCGTATCAGTCGATAGGACTGGGGTTCCCCAGCGCCGTGGGGGTGGCCCGGGCCCGGCCCGAGGCCACCCTGGTGCTGCATACAGGGGATGGCGGCGGCCTGATGGCGCTGGCCGATCTGGACTCCGTGATCCGGGCCACCCGGCGCGGGGTTATCGTGGTGTGGAACGATGCCGCCTATGGAGCCGAGGTGCACGTATACGGGCGGATGGGCCTCAACCCCGGGCCGATGCGGATCGGCGGGGTGGACTTCGCGGGGATCGCGCGCTCGCTCGGCGCGCGCGGCGATATCATCCATACGCTTGAGGACCTGGACGCTGTACACGCGTGGCTGGCCTCGGGCCAGGAGGGTGTATATCTCCTGGATTGCCGGGTGTCCCCCACGGTGACCGCCCCCTTCCAGGAGGAGATCTACCGGGTTAATAGCGCCGCCCGGCACGCATAG
- the hpaH gene encoding 2-oxo-hept-4-ene-1,7-dioate hydratase, translated as MLSPEQITEIADELLGADRSRATVPLLNTRYPGMEVEDSYAVQTLWKRRRIEAGHRVIGRKIGLTSRVMQVATGITEPDYGVIFADMVHENGARIPFDSFSNVRIEVELAFILREPLEGPHVTLWQVLDATAYVMPALEILSSRIEMTGRTIVDTIADNAALGGIVLGGTPVAVDAVDLRWVSALLYRNQEIEETGVAAAVLNHPASGVAWLANKLAQHGGRLEAGEVILAGSFTRPMWVERGDTVSADYGTLGTITCRFE; from the coding sequence GTGCTGAGCCCCGAACAGATCACCGAGATCGCCGATGAGCTCCTCGGAGCCGACCGCTCGCGCGCCACCGTGCCGCTGCTGAATACCCGCTATCCGGGCATGGAGGTTGAGGACTCCTATGCGGTGCAAACGCTCTGGAAGCGGCGGCGCATCGAGGCCGGCCATCGCGTGATCGGGCGCAAGATTGGGCTGACCTCCCGGGTGATGCAGGTGGCCACGGGGATCACCGAGCCCGATTATGGCGTGATCTTCGCCGATATGGTGCACGAGAACGGCGCACGCATTCCCTTCGATTCCTTCTCCAATGTGCGGATCGAGGTGGAGCTCGCGTTTATCCTGCGCGAACCCCTCGAGGGCCCACACGTCACGCTCTGGCAGGTGCTCGACGCCACCGCCTATGTGATGCCCGCGCTGGAGATCCTCAGCTCGCGCATCGAGATGACCGGGCGCACAATCGTGGATACCATCGCCGATAACGCCGCTCTTGGCGGGATCGTTCTGGGCGGCACCCCCGTCGCGGTGGATGCCGTGGACCTGCGCTGGGTCTCCGCGCTGCTCTATCGCAATCAGGAGATCGAGGAAACGGGCGTGGCCGCGGCAGTGCTGAACCACCCGGCCTCGGGCGTGGCCTGGCTCGCCAATAAGCTCGCCCAGCACGGCGGCCGACTGGAGGCGGGCGAGGTGATCCTCGCCGGCTCCTTTACCCGGCCGATGTGGGTTGAACGCGGCGATACCGTATCGGCCGATTATGGAACGCTGGGGACGATCACATGTCGTTTCGAGTAG